A region of uncultured Draconibacterium sp. DNA encodes the following proteins:
- a CDS encoding response regulator produces the protein MVSFINERVLNFSEEARTNNITFSFNYTTSSSIIEADEEKLDKIIFNLLSNAFKYTPVNGEITITIHENKLDNIHNFTNQLSFGELENEDFVEISVIDSGQGISSEDLPHIFERFEQGRSQNSKINSSGIGLNLCKDFILIHRGIIVVQSSPGKGTRFSVQLPTKQKAQKILFQSHEIVKNVESWQSTDMTASKPNLNDKNTTIIVVEDNKDLREYITGLLNNFYNVLFAEDGKQGLDMLKSKNIDLVISDVMMPQMDGFEFCQTIKSQIETSHIPVILLTALSSAENTSTGLEKGADAYISKPFEEQVLLSQVANLLNQRKRLQENFAKRMVSKQAIDIGSLDNYFLNKINSIIEENITNENFTVDLLASEMSLSRSQLHRKLKQISNHSASEYINMVRIKKATALLATKSYNVDEVAFKVGFNSHSYFSKCFKKIHGQTPKEYLKGL, from the coding sequence TTGGTTAGTTTTATCAACGAACGAGTACTTAATTTTTCGGAGGAAGCACGCACAAATAACATTACATTTTCTTTTAATTACACCACCAGTTCGAGTATTATTGAAGCCGATGAAGAAAAACTCGATAAGATTATTTTCAACCTGTTATCGAATGCATTTAAATATACCCCTGTAAACGGAGAAATTACGATTACTATACACGAGAACAAACTCGATAATATTCATAATTTTACAAACCAATTGAGTTTTGGCGAACTGGAAAATGAAGATTTTGTTGAAATTTCAGTAATAGATAGTGGGCAGGGTATCAGTAGTGAAGATTTACCCCATATATTCGAACGATTTGAACAAGGTAGAAGTCAAAATTCTAAAATTAACAGCAGCGGTATTGGCCTAAATCTTTGTAAAGATTTTATCCTAATTCATCGGGGTATTATTGTTGTTCAGAGTAGTCCTGGAAAAGGAACCCGCTTTTCGGTTCAACTACCTACCAAACAAAAAGCACAAAAAATATTATTTCAAAGCCATGAGATAGTAAAAAATGTGGAATCATGGCAGTCAACTGATATGACTGCATCGAAACCAAATTTAAATGACAAAAATACAACCATTATAGTGGTAGAGGATAATAAAGACTTACGCGAATACATTACAGGCCTTTTGAACAATTTTTACAACGTACTATTTGCAGAAGATGGTAAACAAGGACTTGATATGTTAAAATCAAAAAATATCGATTTGGTTATTTCGGATGTAATGATGCCACAAATGGATGGTTTTGAGTTTTGCCAAACCATTAAATCGCAAATCGAAACCAGTCATATCCCGGTAATATTGCTAACCGCTTTATCATCGGCTGAAAATACCTCAACCGGGTTGGAAAAAGGAGCTGATGCATATATTTCGAAACCTTTCGAAGAACAGGTACTGTTATCTCAAGTAGCAAACCTATTAAATCAACGGAAAAGATTACAAGAAAACTTTGCCAAACGTATGGTAAGCAAACAGGCAATAGATATTGGAAGCCTCGATAATTACTTTTTAAACAAAATAAATAGCATTATCGAAGAGAATATAACCAACGAAAATTTCACAGTTGATTTATTGGCCAGTGAAATGAGCCTGAGTCGTAGCCAACTTCACCGCAAGCTAAAACAAATTTCAAACCACTCGGCATCGGAATATATTAATATGGTTAGAATAAAAAAAGCTACAGCCTTGCTCGCCACCAAAAGCTACAATGTTGATGAAGTAGCTTTTAAAGTTGGTTTTAACAGTCATTCTTATTTCTCAAAATGTTTTAAGAAAATACATGGACAAACGCCTAAAGAATACCTAAAAGGGCTATAA
- a CDS encoding two-component regulator propeller domain-containing protein — MRSSFLICFLVVFGFYSTFAQADDVRFRRVSPPGGFSFQAIHSFNQDKFGYIWMGGFDGVLRYDSKEIIRFSYQPEKEDGLPSNTVTAIAIDKNNNIWASTDKGLCKFNSLAQEFEQVHYSYENGSQANQHLFSIQFDGQGKLWIVDEHFFGYLDETTNKMIRITDGLTKSPRLIYNDETNRLWLGTLDGSVYKVNYKEAKIEKLINGSGSMVRTISTSTDNIWVGYQEHGARMYDFEGKLKYHYQYTKNPDYDISNASIRKIWRDTRGQIWIGSYLGLFKSIGKELIHYDHNKYEGLPHNSIFDIFEDNQGGIWIGTWSGGVAYMHHSDNSFTNYRHSDEPGTISDNMVSSFAQTPDGQIYVGTELFGLNLFDPKTSSFSPLQIKKQKGIIDIKAMEVDKDGGLWIGSAFNGLFYRPATQSTFMHFPAGPEDGKHVSAFEVYSLCKSDSGMWIGTNLGGINFYNFSTKNISFESKKSPFEQLLNTNCRALTIDTNNNLWIGTQNGAVRSHLPTGQSTLFNIYENNNHKTGSQNFYFITQLSDGRIWMGTGGNGINIYNPKSDSISIFTANDLLKNKDVYGIIEDSYKNIWITSNDGLILYNSDLQTSRRFVLNDGIQGDLFNPSAIYKDNQGNIYFGGTNGFSLLEPKPIHTNHRPPNILLTKVSANNRSIVPIQTGINQYQKIVLDPTETNLNFTFSADNYLLPDKNEFSYRLVNYIDNWVDNNNRGTANFINLPAGEYRFEVKASNNDGIWNDKPASIDIVVKQFWYKSTYAIAVYSFIFLLIIIGVIRFFRERSKLKKDLLIEKMEHKQEEQLTEMKLKFFTNISHEFRTPLTLIKWPCKPVVTGYKFNRCSAQTT; from the coding sequence TGGTTATATCTGGATGGGTGGATTTGATGGTGTTTTAAGATACGATTCAAAAGAAATTATTCGTTTCTCCTATCAACCTGAAAAAGAAGACGGGCTACCAAGTAATACAGTAACAGCAATAGCGATAGACAAAAACAACAACATTTGGGCCAGCACCGATAAAGGTCTTTGCAAGTTTAACTCCCTTGCGCAAGAATTTGAACAGGTACATTACTCCTATGAGAATGGTTCACAAGCCAACCAACACCTTTTCTCTATTCAATTTGATGGACAAGGCAAACTTTGGATTGTTGATGAGCATTTTTTTGGTTACCTCGATGAAACCACCAATAAAATGATCAGAATTACTGATGGATTGACCAAATCACCACGTTTGATTTATAACGACGAAACAAACAGGTTATGGCTTGGTACACTTGATGGTTCGGTATATAAAGTAAACTATAAAGAAGCCAAAATTGAAAAGTTAATAAACGGATCAGGCTCTATGGTACGCACCATAAGTACCAGCACCGACAATATTTGGGTAGGCTACCAGGAGCATGGTGCACGCATGTACGACTTTGAAGGAAAACTGAAATATCATTATCAATACACAAAAAACCCGGATTATGACATCAGCAATGCCAGTATAAGAAAAATATGGCGAGATACACGCGGGCAAATATGGATTGGCTCGTACCTGGGATTATTTAAAAGTATAGGAAAAGAACTAATACACTACGATCACAACAAATATGAGGGGCTTCCCCATAATTCTATTTTCGATATTTTTGAAGATAATCAGGGAGGCATCTGGATTGGAACATGGTCGGGAGGAGTTGCCTATATGCATCACTCCGATAACAGTTTTACCAACTATCGTCATTCAGATGAACCCGGAACAATTTCAGACAATATGGTCAGTTCCTTTGCACAAACCCCCGATGGCCAGATCTACGTAGGCACCGAGCTTTTCGGATTAAACCTTTTTGACCCAAAAACCTCAAGTTTCAGTCCTCTGCAAATCAAAAAACAGAAAGGTATTATTGATATAAAAGCAATGGAAGTTGACAAAGATGGTGGCTTGTGGATAGGTTCGGCATTTAACGGCTTATTTTACAGGCCTGCCACGCAAAGCACCTTTATGCATTTTCCGGCAGGACCAGAGGATGGCAAACATGTTTCGGCCTTCGAAGTGTATTCACTTTGCAAATCAGACTCAGGGATGTGGATTGGTACCAACCTGGGAGGAATCAACTTTTACAATTTCAGCACAAAAAACATAAGCTTTGAATCAAAAAAATCACCTTTTGAGCAATTACTTAACACCAATTGCCGGGCACTTACAATTGACACAAACAATAACTTATGGATTGGAACCCAAAATGGCGCAGTCCGTAGTCACCTTCCAACAGGTCAATCAACCCTGTTCAATATTTACGAAAACAATAACCATAAAACAGGAAGCCAAAACTTTTATTTTATAACACAACTTAGCGATGGAAGAATATGGATGGGCACAGGAGGAAATGGAATAAATATCTATAATCCAAAATCAGATTCGATAAGCATTTTTACAGCAAACGATTTACTAAAAAACAAAGATGTTTACGGAATTATTGAAGATTCTTACAAGAATATCTGGATTACCAGCAATGATGGTTTAATCTTATACAATTCGGATCTTCAAACCTCGCGAAGGTTTGTGCTGAATGATGGTATTCAGGGCGATCTTTTTAACCCAAGTGCCATCTACAAAGATAATCAAGGTAATATATACTTCGGTGGCACCAATGGTTTTAGCCTTCTTGAACCCAAACCAATACATACCAACCATCGCCCCCCAAATATACTACTCACAAAAGTTAGTGCAAATAACCGATCAATAGTTCCGATACAAACGGGGATTAACCAATATCAAAAAATTGTACTTGATCCAACAGAAACAAACCTCAATTTTACCTTTTCTGCCGATAATTATTTATTACCCGATAAAAATGAATTTTCTTACCGTCTGGTAAATTATATTGACAATTGGGTTGATAATAATAATAGGGGAACTGCTAATTTTATAAACCTTCCTGCCGGAGAATATCGTTTTGAAGTGAAGGCAAGTAATAACGATGGCATTTGGAACGATAAACCAGCCAGTATAGACATAGTTGTAAAGCAGTTTTGGTATAAATCAACGTATGCAATTGCTGTTTATTCCTTTATCTTTCTTTTAATTATTATCGGAGTCATCCGATTTTTCAGAGAACGATCGAAACTAAAAAAAGACTTGCTTATTGAAAAAATGGAACATAAGCAGGAGGAACAGCTTACTGAGATGAAACTAAAGTTTTTTACAAATATATCGCACGAATTCAGAACCCCGCTTACACTAATAAAATGGCCCTGTAAACCAGTTGTTACTGGATACAAATTTAACCGATGCTCAGCACAAACAACTTGA